Proteins co-encoded in one Arachis hypogaea cultivar Tifrunner chromosome 13, arahy.Tifrunner.gnm2.J5K5, whole genome shotgun sequence genomic window:
- the LOC112737159 gene encoding NAC domain-containing protein 6 — translation MIDMGSSSVIDGEVTLPGFRFHPTEEELLDFYLKNMVVGKKLRFDVIGFLNIYHHDPWDLPGLAKVGEREWYFFVPRDRKHGTGGRPNRTTEKGFWKATGSDRKIVTLSDPKRIIGLRKTLVFYEGRAPRGSKTDWVMNEYRLPDNSPLPKDIVLCKIYRKATSLKVLEQRAAIEEEMKQMVGSPESTPSSTDTMSYEEQQQNQNQNLQLLPTQHVVTKKEVEAEVEEEKMVHVTLTTTKQENKDTTKNNKSSCCGNTNTNTNTSSLQLPFGKDKIPELQMPMMITDWTQDTFWAQLNSPWLQNYTYSNILNF, via the exons ATGATTGATATGGGTTCTTCATCAGTAATAGACGGTGAAGTTACACTTCCAGGATTCAGGTTTCACCCTACTGAAGAAGAGCTCCTTGATTTCTATCTCAAGAACATGGTCGTTGGAAAGAAGCTCCGTTTCGATGTCATAGGCTTCCTCAACATCTATCACCATGATCCCTGGGACTTGCCAG ggTTGGCGAAGGTAGGAGAGAGGGAATGGTATTTCTTTGTGCCTCGGGACAGAAAGCATGGAACCGGGGGAAGGCCAAACCGGACCACCGAGAAAGGGTTTTGGAAAGCAACCGGTTCGGACCGTAAGATCGTTACCTTGTCTGATCCGAAGCGCATCATTGGATTGAGGAAGACACTGGTTTTCTACGAGGGAAGAGCTCCACGTGGATCCAAGACCGATTGGGTCATGAATGAGTACCGTTTACCTGACAATAGCCCCTTGCCTAAG GACATAGTACTATGCAAGATATATAGGAAGGCGACTTCGTTGAAAGTGTTGGAGCAAAGAGCAGCAATAGAGGAAGAGATGAAGCAAATGGTAGGTTCCCCTGAATCTACACCTTCCTCCACAGACACCATGTCCTATGAAGAACAAcaacagaatcagaatcagaatctgcAATTGTTACCAACACAACATGTTGTTACTAAGAAAGAGGTTGAAGCTGAAGTTGAAGAGGAAAAAATGGTACATGTTACATTGACAACAACAAAGCAAGAAAACAAGGACACAACAAAGAACAATAAAAGTAGTTGTTGTGGTAACACAAACACTAACACTAACACAAGTAGTCTTCAATTGCCATTTGGGAAGGACAAAATCCCAGAGCTTCAAATGCCTATGATGATCACTGATTGGACCCAAGACACATTTTGGGCTCAATTGAATAGTCCATGGCTCCAAAACTATACCTACTCCAACATATTAAACTTCtag